A genomic window from Flavobacterium johnsoniae includes:
- a CDS encoding glycosyltransferase family 2 protein, with protein sequence MITILYTYRNRNLERIKRSLDSLKKQSNQNFEVLFIDYGSEQDLALKVKELIANYNFAKYQYLFTQYQPWNKSKALNYAVKTINTDFCFNADVDMIFHPEFTAVLEKNKDINKLIYFQVGFLSEEESTKDLNFDDYKIKFLTNEEATGMTLFPVQKLRDIKGFDEFFHFWGSEDTDIHNRLKKLGCEIEFYKSKLLMLHQWHKNYRQRETQKLNLELQLSRVVELNSIHLKYNAENEKVIVNSQKWGELISESDFIELETFKDEVILKNESDVIDHFLFVQLPNFQNGILSVRFIQDDFQSTLKYKIKKATGKKVPNYYSLKEINDKVLLHIISFYHTHPYFYKISKDLKSITFRIKK encoded by the coding sequence ATGATTACCATTTTATATACTTATCGAAATAGAAATCTAGAGCGAATAAAACGTTCCTTAGATTCATTGAAAAAACAATCAAATCAAAATTTCGAGGTATTATTTATTGATTATGGTTCTGAGCAGGATTTAGCACTTAAGGTAAAAGAATTGATTGCTAATTATAATTTTGCAAAATATCAATACTTATTTACCCAATATCAACCCTGGAATAAATCTAAAGCGCTCAATTATGCTGTAAAAACAATTAATACAGATTTTTGTTTCAATGCTGATGTTGATATGATTTTTCATCCAGAATTTACAGCTGTACTTGAAAAAAATAAAGATATAAATAAGTTGATTTATTTTCAAGTTGGCTTTTTGTCAGAAGAAGAAAGTACGAAGGATTTGAATTTCGACGACTATAAAATAAAATTTTTGACTAATGAAGAGGCGACTGGAATGACACTTTTTCCTGTTCAAAAGTTAAGAGATATTAAGGGATTTGATGAATTCTTCCATTTTTGGGGATCTGAAGATACTGATATTCACAATCGGTTGAAAAAACTGGGATGTGAAATTGAATTCTATAAGTCAAAATTATTAATGCTTCATCAGTGGCATAAAAATTACAGACAAAGAGAAACTCAAAAACTTAATTTAGAATTACAATTATCTCGTGTTGTAGAGCTTAACAGTATTCATTTAAAATATAATGCCGAAAATGAAAAAGTAATTGTTAACTCTCAAAAGTGGGGCGAACTTATTTCAGAATCTGATTTTATAGAATTAGAAACTTTTAAAGATGAAGTGATTTTAAAAAATGAATCGGATGTCATTGATCATTTTTTATTTGTTCAACTTCCAAATTTTCAAAATGGGATATTATCGGTACGATTTATTCAAGATGATTTTCAATCAACATTAAAATATAAAATAAAAAAAGCAACAGGGAAAAAAGTCCCTAATTATTATAGTTTAAAAGAAATAAATGATAAAGTTTTATTACATATAATTTCTTTTTATCATACTCATCCATATTTCTATAAGATCAGTAAAGATTTAAAAAGCATCACTTTCAGAATAAAAAAATAA
- a CDS encoding glycosyltransferase family 2 protein, giving the protein MNKYSLSIITINRNNAEGLKKTIQSVVCQLYKEFEFIVIDGASTDESKQIIIDHEKHISYWVSEKDKGIYNAMNKGISKATGDFVLFLNSGDSLLEDKDILEKVVLNLQKTAVYYAPIYLENNETTKHLVEYPKRIDEKFAFTNTLCQQAIIYHSSVFHNNFFDESLKFISDWKMHFSLFKNKIEFIHFNVPFALYDINGLTSKGETKYNAHRERLKTQFLEFTFYFFKYYGTNKRVFLRLLKMVLKIK; this is encoded by the coding sequence ATGAACAAATATTCTTTATCTATTATAACTATCAACCGCAATAACGCTGAAGGGTTAAAAAAAACAATTCAGAGTGTTGTTTGTCAGTTGTATAAAGAATTTGAATTTATTGTAATAGATGGAGCAAGTACAGATGAAAGCAAACAAATCATCATTGATCATGAAAAACATATTTCATATTGGGTAAGTGAAAAAGATAAAGGCATTTATAATGCGATGAATAAAGGCATCTCTAAAGCTACAGGAGACTTTGTTTTATTTTTGAATAGTGGAGACTCTTTATTAGAAGATAAAGATATACTTGAAAAAGTAGTTTTAAATTTGCAAAAAACGGCTGTTTATTACGCACCAATATATTTGGAAAATAATGAAACAACAAAGCATTTGGTAGAATATCCAAAAAGGATAGATGAGAAGTTTGCATTTACAAACACATTATGCCAACAAGCTATAATTTATCATTCTTCAGTCTTTCATAATAATTTTTTTGATGAGAGCTTAAAATTTATTTCAGATTGGAAAATGCATTTTTCTTTGTTTAAGAATAAGATAGAATTTATTCATTTCAATGTTCCTTTTGCACTTTATGATATTAATGGGCTTACGAGTAAAGGAGAAACAAAATATAATGCACACCGAGAGAGATTAAAAACACAATTTTTAGAATTTACATTTTATTTTTTCAAATATTATGGCACAAATAAGAGAGTGTTTTTAAGATTGCTAAAGATGGTTCTTAAAATAAAATAG
- a CDS encoding glycosyltransferase family 2 protein codes for MRIGFNPNKDQQNDNLVYFHQIIIPVYIPNQESYFKNSLAILKLCLESLFLTVHKKTFITIVNNGSCAEVKNYLQELYLNEKIHELLDTTNIGKLNAILKGVVGHNFPLITITDSDVLFLNGWQDATYSVFNNFQKAGIVCPTPSSRSLRTFTSNIYWDKILSKDLSFSKVKNPLALKNFANSIGSPDFYNKAHLEKYFTISNKNEKAVVGAGHFAGTYRGIIFNDLKIKYSNYKLGGDSESKILDIPVVQNDLWRLSTSDNYAYHMGNVMEDWMKEEVSKLELNQIESDFVLKPIKLGSKWTYFVKSKFFGKIILNKKVMKYFIRYKGLSKDEAENYLK; via the coding sequence ATGCGAATAGGCTTTAATCCGAATAAAGATCAGCAAAATGATAATTTGGTTTATTTTCATCAAATTATAATTCCTGTTTATATTCCCAATCAAGAAAGCTATTTTAAAAACAGTTTAGCTATTCTGAAATTATGTTTAGAATCGTTATTTCTAACAGTTCATAAAAAGACTTTTATAACTATTGTTAATAATGGAAGCTGTGCGGAAGTAAAAAACTATTTGCAAGAATTGTATTTAAATGAAAAAATACATGAACTTTTAGACACCACAAATATTGGTAAGTTAAATGCTATTTTAAAAGGTGTTGTAGGTCATAATTTTCCGTTAATTACAATTACAGATTCAGATGTTTTATTTCTAAATGGATGGCAAGACGCAACATATTCTGTTTTTAATAATTTTCAGAAAGCAGGTATTGTTTGCCCGACGCCTTCATCACGTTCTTTAAGAACTTTTACATCCAATATTTATTGGGATAAAATTTTATCCAAAGATCTTTCTTTTTCAAAAGTTAAAAATCCTTTAGCATTAAAAAACTTTGCAAATAGTATAGGAAGCCCCGATTTTTATAATAAAGCTCATTTAGAAAAATATTTTACGATTTCTAATAAGAATGAAAAAGCTGTTGTAGGAGCTGGACATTTTGCGGGAACTTATAGAGGAATAATTTTTAATGATTTAAAAATTAAATATTCAAATTATAAATTAGGCGGAGACAGTGAAAGTAAAATTTTAGATATTCCTGTAGTTCAAAATGATCTATGGCGCTTGTCTACTTCAGATAATTACGCTTACCACATGGGTAATGTCATGGAGGATTGGATGAAAGAGGAGGTTTCTAAATTAGAACTAAATCAAATAGAAAGTGATTTTGTCCTTAAACCTATAAAATTAGGTTCTAAATGGACTTATTTTGTCAAAAGTAAATTCTTTGGTAAAATTATATTGAATAAAAAAGTTATGAAATATTTCATTCGCTATAAGGGACTTTCAAAAGATGAAGCCGAAAATTATTTAAAATAA
- a CDS encoding glycosyltransferase produces MKILFVSMPSIHAIRWIENLKDTNYELYWFDVLGKGKLETFNSLHQFYGWEKRKLPYIKGEYFLSKKYPDLYEKIRPYLEVTANEVLEKIILEIQPNIVHSFEMQNCSYPILKTMQKFPKVKWLYSCWGNDLFYFSNFKEHKSKIKNVLKRVDFLHTDCKRDFDLAKKLNFSGKFLGVIPGGTGYKLEELASFKLPISERKIILVKGYEHSFGRGLNVVKALHSISEEIKNYKVIVFGSHDKIIDYIESNNLDFTFFGRHDLSHSELIRLMGKSFIYIGNSISDGMPNTLLEALVMGTFPIQSNPGGVTEEIIRDGENGFLIHNPESVSEIKEIILNGLSNLKLIEAAAITNEKIAAEKLGYLSNKLKVLEMYKTILQCE; encoded by the coding sequence ATGAAAATTCTTTTTGTCTCCATGCCCTCTATTCATGCCATTCGATGGATAGAAAATTTAAAAGATACAAATTATGAATTGTATTGGTTTGATGTTTTGGGAAAAGGAAAACTGGAAACTTTCAATTCTCTACATCAGTTTTATGGATGGGAAAAAAGAAAATTGCCTTATATAAAAGGAGAATATTTTTTAAGTAAAAAATATCCTGATTTATATGAAAAAATTCGTCCCTATCTTGAGGTGACTGCAAATGAAGTTCTAGAAAAAATAATTTTAGAGATACAGCCAAACATAGTTCATAGTTTTGAAATGCAGAATTGTTCCTATCCGATTTTGAAAACAATGCAAAAATTTCCAAAAGTGAAATGGCTTTATTCTTGCTGGGGTAACGATCTGTTTTATTTTAGTAATTTTAAAGAACACAAATCAAAAATTAAGAATGTGCTAAAGAGAGTAGATTTTTTGCATACAGATTGTAAAAGGGATTTCGATTTGGCTAAAAAACTAAATTTCTCAGGAAAGTTTTTAGGTGTAATTCCTGGAGGAACAGGATACAAATTAGAAGAATTGGCTTCTTTTAAGTTGCCCATTTCTGAGAGAAAAATTATTTTAGTCAAAGGATATGAGCATAGTTTTGGTCGAGGTTTAAATGTTGTAAAAGCACTTCACTCTATATCAGAAGAAATTAAAAATTATAAAGTAATTGTTTTTGGATCACACGATAAAATAATTGATTATATAGAAAGTAATAATTTAGATTTTACTTTTTTTGGAAGACATGATCTCTCTCATAGTGAATTAATTCGCCTGATGGGAAAATCTTTCATTTACATTGGAAACAGTATTTCAGATGGAATGCCAAATACACTTTTGGAAGCTCTTGTAATGGGGACATTTCCTATTCAGTCTAATCCTGGTGGGGTTACCGAAGAAATAATCAGAGATGGTGAAAATGGATTTTTAATTCATAACCCTGAATCAGTATCAGAAATTAAAGAAATTATCTTAAACGGGCTTTCAAATTTAAAGCTCATAGAAGCCGCAGCGATTACAAATGAAAAAATAGCAGCAGAAAAACTAGGCTATTTAAGTAATAAATTAAAGGTATTGGAGATGTATAAAACAATTTTGCAATGCGAATAG
- a CDS encoding glycosyltransferase family 2 protein, translating to MKLSVIILSYTTTEGLFEMTSNCINSLIASENSLQIEVILVESNKDYFNSGFVYPEYVKVIVPESDFNFHKFLNIGVKESKGDFVALCNNDLIFYENWFSKILEVHKNNSHIESFSPSGKINDFDFVNQFELGYKVRTHVLGWCLVTTKKVIERIGYLDETFNLGYADNDYAMTLKKYNIKHALINSSKVEHLEREKSKKNREGLNVGFKKLRESVDLDLNKLPNYVLTEANRYLLEDKKVLDDYIKFHNKWGSPSLLYKKNRIADLCIKFHLGFFNRIIL from the coding sequence ATGAAATTATCAGTCATAATATTATCATATACCACTACAGAAGGATTGTTTGAAATGACTTCTAATTGTATTAATTCTCTAATTGCATCTGAAAACTCTCTTCAAATTGAGGTGATTTTAGTAGAATCAAATAAAGATTATTTTAATTCAGGATTTGTATATCCAGAATATGTAAAAGTTATTGTTCCGGAATCAGACTTTAATTTTCATAAGTTTCTTAATATTGGTGTAAAAGAATCAAAAGGTGATTTTGTTGCTTTATGTAATAATGATTTAATTTTTTATGAAAATTGGTTTAGTAAAATTTTAGAAGTACATAAAAATAATTCTCATATCGAATCATTTTCGCCAAGCGGTAAAATAAACGACTTCGATTTTGTAAACCAATTTGAGCTGGGATATAAGGTAAGAACACATGTTTTAGGATGGTGTTTAGTTACAACTAAAAAAGTTATAGAAAGAATTGGTTATCTTGACGAGACATTTAATCTTGGCTATGCAGATAATGACTATGCGATGACTTTAAAAAAATATAATATTAAGCATGCTTTGATTAATTCTTCTAAAGTAGAACACCTTGAAAGAGAAAAATCAAAAAAAAATCGAGAGGGACTAAATGTTGGATTTAAAAAACTTAGAGAAAGCGTTGATTTAGATTTAAATAAACTACCAAATTATGTACTTACGGAAGCTAATAGATATCTTTTAGAAGACAAAAAAGTTTTGGACGATTATATAAAGTTTCATAATAAATGGGGCAGTCCATCTTTGTTGTATAAGAAAAATAGAATAGCGGATCTTTGTATAAAATTTCATTTAGGATTTTTTAATAGAATAATTTTATAA
- a CDS encoding glycosyltransferase family 2 protein, with the protein MSKLISIIIPTYNRANLIIETLDSIAQQTYKNWECIIVDDGSTDNTEQLLAAYLSSDNRFQYYKRPEERLKGPNSCRNYGFELSKGDYIKWFDSDDILLPEALESISNNFLKQPDLIVSSLQYIDFNNKILNKKHAFRSENVIRDYMTAKITYYTFTPTWKTSFLNLQPNLFDETITNLDDWDFNLRMLYQNPAVIYLDEEHIQYRVHNESLSHEIGKLNFNEIKSEFKAIKKHISLVKQNKAANTNVLKIHLKNRCKFIFRDAVVQNNEHKFYYFKQLLLAEVKLFQFSEMIKTLIGFTVYSIFKKGYKLL; encoded by the coding sequence ATGTCTAAATTAATTTCAATTATAATTCCGACATATAACAGGGCAAATCTAATAATAGAAACGCTCGATAGTATTGCACAGCAAACCTACAAAAATTGGGAATGTATAATAGTTGATGATGGATCTACAGATAATACAGAACAACTATTAGCTGCATATCTTTCGTCAGATAACAGATTTCAATATTATAAAAGACCAGAAGAAAGACTAAAAGGTCCTAATTCTTGCAGAAATTACGGTTTTGAGTTAAGCAAAGGAGATTATATAAAGTGGTTTGATAGTGATGATATTTTATTGCCGGAAGCTCTTGAAAGTATAAGTAACAATTTCTTAAAACAACCTGATTTAATTGTATCTTCATTACAGTATATTGATTTTAACAATAAGATCTTGAATAAAAAACACGCTTTTAGATCGGAGAATGTAATTCGAGATTACATGACTGCTAAGATTACTTACTATACCTTTACACCAACATGGAAAACGAGTTTTTTAAATCTACAGCCAAATCTTTTTGATGAAACAATTACAAATTTGGATGACTGGGATTTTAATCTTCGAATGTTATATCAGAATCCTGCAGTAATTTATTTAGATGAAGAACATATTCAATATCGAGTACATAATGAATCTTTGTCTCATGAAATCGGTAAATTAAACTTTAATGAAATAAAGTCAGAATTTAAAGCAATTAAAAAACATATATCATTAGTAAAACAAAACAAAGCAGCAAATACTAATGTTCTGAAAATACATTTAAAAAATCGTTGCAAGTTTATATTTCGAGATGCAGTTGTTCAGAACAATGAGCATAAATTTTACTATTTTAAACAACTTTTACTTGCAGAAGTAAAGCTCTTTCAATTTTCAGAAATGATAAAAACACTAATTGGATTTACTGTTTATAGTATTTTTAAAAAAGGTTACAAACTCTTGTAA
- a CDS encoding glycosyltransferase family 2 protein, translating to MITIIYPYRNRELSRIKKSLDSLVLQSSKDFCVVFVDYGSDFDISSSVKKIVEEYKCVKYIHSFHNNQPWSRSKAINIGLRFAETDFVFIADIDIIFHPDFVATLHKLKDEQENVYFQVGYLDEKESKQSKEFNQYKISSKSIPEGQGLSLFSLKTLLTVGGFDEFFHFWGAEDEDVYARLEMAGYSSRFYNDTILLLHQWHETFTNINKEKLREELYFSEAFGLNKQKLMFNKQKQILKPNNENWGKLMTEEEFQFLNSHQDSTVITNKKLLVENFINIILPNTHADVVNVIFKDYQYQLSLNYKIKKIFRVKMHQYYSLKEIHDLLVRQLLVYYRDYQYTYKISSDLKSIQLKIKK from the coding sequence ATGATCACAATAATATATCCATATAGAAATAGAGAACTATCTCGAATCAAGAAATCTCTTGATTCGTTAGTCTTGCAATCTAGTAAAGATTTTTGTGTTGTTTTTGTCGATTACGGATCTGATTTTGATATATCAAGTTCTGTAAAAAAAATAGTAGAAGAATATAAATGTGTAAAATATATTCATTCATTTCATAATAATCAGCCTTGGTCTCGTTCAAAGGCAATCAATATTGGCCTTCGATTTGCAGAAACTGATTTTGTTTTTATTGCAGACATAGATATTATTTTTCATCCTGATTTTGTTGCTACATTGCACAAATTAAAAGATGAACAAGAGAATGTATATTTCCAGGTAGGCTATTTAGATGAAAAGGAGAGCAAGCAATCTAAAGAATTTAATCAATACAAAATTTCTTCAAAAAGTATACCCGAAGGGCAAGGATTGTCTCTTTTTAGTTTAAAAACTTTATTAACTGTAGGCGGATTTGATGAGTTTTTTCATTTTTGGGGTGCTGAAGATGAAGATGTTTATGCTAGACTTGAAATGGCTGGTTATTCTTCGCGATTCTACAATGATACTATTTTGCTTTTACACCAATGGCATGAAACTTTTACTAATATAAATAAAGAGAAATTAAGAGAAGAACTCTATTTTTCAGAGGCATTTGGTTTGAATAAGCAAAAGTTAATGTTTAATAAGCAAAAACAAATACTAAAGCCTAATAATGAAAATTGGGGAAAACTAATGACTGAAGAAGAATTTCAGTTTTTAAATTCTCATCAAGATTCTACCGTAATAACCAATAAAAAACTACTTGTAGAAAATTTTATTAATATCATTTTGCCTAATACGCATGCCGATGTTGTGAATGTTATTTTCAAGGATTATCAATATCAACTTTCATTAAATTATAAAATAAAGAAAATTTTTAGAGTAAAAATGCACCAATATTATTCTCTAAAAGAAATCCATGATTTACTTGTTAGACAATTGTTAGTCTATTATAGAGATTATCAATATACCTATAAAATTAGTTCAGATTTAAAAAGCATTCAATTAAAAATTAAGAAATGA
- a CDS encoding glycosyltransferase family 2 protein produces the protein MDSTLDRKPKITVLMPVYNCELYIKEALESILNQTFSDFELLIIDDASSDSTVSIIKNYNDSRLRLIEKDKNSGITNSLNYGLSIARGEYIARMDGDDISFPERFEKQVAFLDANPEIILCGTNYKVIGKNENIILPECNESIKIRLLRDNCIAHPSVMMRRQKLIESSVLYDPIKESAEDYDLWVRLLAFGKLYNLQDFLLQYRVHEMQISKKRQKQQNESALECRIKMIDYLNFSFHKEETLLLKKFVSCDTDFGYDEVQKIFTLKEKLVAGNSKLFFNNDELKKYLTELEIGILKKYFIARQKYSPAIFFQYLKYKRSFRLTFINEIKLLIKSFVCHKVH, from the coding sequence ATGGATTCGACTTTAGATAGAAAGCCCAAGATAACAGTTTTGATGCCAGTATATAATTGTGAATTATATATAAAAGAAGCTCTTGAAAGTATTTTAAACCAGACTTTTTCAGATTTTGAATTATTAATCATTGATGATGCATCGTCAGATTCTACGGTCTCAATTATAAAAAACTATAATGATTCTAGATTAAGATTAATTGAAAAGGATAAAAATTCAGGAATTACAAATAGTCTAAATTATGGATTATCTATCGCAAGAGGTGAATATATTGCCAGAATGGATGGTGATGATATATCATTTCCTGAACGTTTTGAAAAACAAGTTGCTTTTTTAGATGCTAATCCCGAAATTATTTTATGTGGTACCAATTATAAAGTAATTGGCAAAAATGAAAATATAATTCTTCCTGAATGTAATGAGAGCATAAAGATTAGACTGCTTAGAGATAATTGTATAGCACATCCTTCGGTAATGATGAGAAGACAAAAATTAATTGAGTCTTCAGTGCTTTATGATCCAATTAAAGAGTCAGCAGAAGATTATGATTTGTGGGTAAGACTTTTAGCATTTGGAAAACTATATAATTTACAAGATTTTTTGTTGCAATATAGAGTCCATGAAATGCAAATTTCGAAAAAGAGACAAAAACAACAAAATGAGTCTGCATTAGAATGTCGTATAAAAATGATAGATTATTTAAATTTTTCTTTTCATAAGGAAGAAACTTTGTTATTGAAAAAGTTTGTCTCATGTGATACAGATTTTGGCTACGATGAAGTTCAAAAGATATTTACTCTAAAAGAAAAATTAGTTGCAGGAAATTCTAAACTATTTTTTAATAATGATGAGTTAAAAAAATATTTAACAGAATTAGAAATTGGGATATTGAAAAAATACTTTATTGCTAGACAAAAATATTCACCTGCTATTTTTTTCCAATATCTAAAATATAAAAGGAGTTTTAGATTGACTTTTATCAATGAAATAAAACTATTGATTAAATCATTCGTTTGCCATAAAGTTCATTAA